The Gasterosteus aculeatus chromosome 8, fGasAcu3.hap1.1, whole genome shotgun sequence genome has a window encoding:
- the LOC144411385 gene encoding uncharacterized protein LOC144411385, with protein sequence MERPAEDCRILGDNPGVLPICNPSDEVEVGELYVVGEGEFLPQAFFDEEEEEEKEEEEEEEDMEEEDDKSDWESYGSSYHEEEEEEEDEEDPLTQRWPPQSFMTELRRVLSLPLASDVERPDSVGEDKLLPWAFSDEEEEEEEGEVSDWKSDGSSYNSRLYEEELEGMDEEEEEEEDEEDPLTQRWPPQSFMTELRRVLSLPLASDVERPDSVGEDKLLPWAFSDEEEEEEEDEDDPFTQPPQSFTAELQQVLFLPLASDDPVGEGVLVLLPSPNEEEEEEEEEEEEDYEEMAYHLDFGRDLAYYALEADRMLQDMEEEEEDEFEWESDDSGYDSLMFDDEVEGIDWEEEEENEDGPFLLPQPSSHVECPEDASTPVPQMSGVSTKWSRQEDDTGQVSVKRQRIGEEDHVDTAPCTSGQGPSSTKRTREEDYRDSAPSTSGLGAFSTKRTREEDYRDSAPSTSGLGPSSTKRTREEDYRNSAPSTSGLGLSSTKRTREEDYRDSAPSTSGLGPSSTKRTREEDYRNSAPSTSGLGPSSTKRTREEDYRDSAPSTSGLTLPTHRRYWQWAPDSDSD encoded by the coding sequence ATGGAGCGTCCCGCTGAAGACTGCAGGATCCTCGGGGACAACCCCGGTGTTCTCCCCATCTGCAACCCCTCTGATGAGGTAGAGGTAGGTGAGCTTTATGTTGTGGGTGAAGGTGAGTTTCTTCCCCAGGCCTTCTttgacgaggaagaggaagaggaaaaagaagaggaggaagaggaggaagacatggaggaggaagacgacaaGTCCGACTGGGAGAGCTACGGATCTAGCTAccacgaagaagaggaggaggaagaagatgaagaggacccTCTCACCCAGAGGTGGCCACCTCAGAGCTTCATGACGGAGTTGCGACGAGTGCTGTCTCTCCCCCTCGCCTCTGATGTGGAACGTCCGGATTCTGTGGGTGAAGATAAGTTGCTTCCCTGGGCCTTttctgacgaggaggaggaagaagaggagggcgaGGTGTCCGACTGGAAGAGCGACGGATCCAGCTACAACTCCAGGTTGTATGAAGAGGAGCTGGAAGGgatggacgaggaggaagaggaggaagaagatgaagaggacccTCTCACCCAGAGGTGGCCACCTCAGAGCTTCATGACGGAGTTGCGACGAGTGCTGTCTCTCCCCCTGGCCTCTGATGTGGAACGCCCGGATTCTGTGGGTGAAGATAAGCTGCTTCCCTGGGCGTTTTctgacgaggaggaagaagaggaggaagatgaagatgaccCTTTCACACAGCCACCTCAGAGCTTCACGGCGGAGTTGCAACAAGTGCTGTTTCTCCCCCTGGCCTCCGATGATCCCGTGGGTGAAGGTGTGTTGGTTCTCCTGCCCTCTCctaacgaggaggaagaggaggaagaggaggaagaggaggaggactatgAAGAGATGGCGTACCATTTGGACTTCGGGAGGGATTTGGCGTACTATGCTCTGGAGGCGGACAGGATGTTAcaggacatggaggaggaggaggaggacgagttcGAATGGGAGAGCGACGATTCTGGATACGACTCCTTGATGTTTGACGACGAGGTGGAAGGAATAGactgggaggaagaagaggaaaatgaagatgGCCCTTTCTTGCTGCCCCAACCTTCTTCTCACGTGGAGTGTCCTGAAGATGCGTCAACCCCCGTCCCTCAGATGTCAGGAGTGTCCACCAAGTGGAGCAGGCAAGAGGACGACACAGGGCAGGTAAGTGTGAAGAGGCAGAGGATCGGTGAGGAGGACCACGTGGACACAGCCCCTTGTACTTCAGGCCaaggcccctcctccaccaagaggaccagggaagaggactacagggactcagcaccctccacttcaggcctcggcgCCTTttccaccaagaggaccagggaagaggactacagggactcagcaccctccacttcaggcctcggcccctcctccaccaagaggaccagggaagaggactacaggaactcagcaccctccacttcaggcctcggcctctcttccaccaagaggaccagggaagaggactacagggactcagcaccctccacttcaggcctcggcccctcctccaccaagaggaccagagaagaggactacaggaactcagcaccctccacttcaggcctcggcccctcttccaccaagaggaccagagaagaggactacagggactcagcaccctccacttcaggcctcaccctccccacacacagaaGATACTGGCAGTGGGCTCCAGACAGCGACTCGGATTGA
- the LOC144411386 gene encoding proteasome assembly chaperone 4-like, with amino-acid sequence MRTCTGMSDARNGEASAAITVHNFSERILEQVIHFHVMKLSGGFFLWVGSSPVLSNLAVSMGSRYDSMPLSTLVMGDPSNTAANSMAQRLAKKTKKQVFVSYSLPMTDSNLSLSVEQRIKKEVELHPEHF; translated from the exons ATGCGCACTTGCACGGGGATGAGCGACGCACGCAACGGAGAGGCGTCTGCGGCCATTACGGTGCACAATTTCTCGGAGAGGATTTTGGAGCAGGTGATACACTTCCACGTGATGAAGCTCAGCGGCGGGTTCTTCCTCTGGGTCGGTTCCAGTCCGGTTCTGTCCAACCTCGCGGTGTCGATGGGCAGCAGATAC GATTCGATGCCATTATCTACATTAGTCATGGGGGACCCATCCAATACCGCTGCTAATTCTATGGCACAGAGATTAG CAAAGAAGACCAAAAAGCAAGTGTTTGTGAGTTACAGTCTTCCGATGACGGACTCCAACCTCAGTCTTTCGGTGGAGCAGAGGATCAAAAAGGAGGTGGAGCTTCACCCTGAACACTTTTGA
- the LOC120823566 gene encoding proteasome assembly chaperone 4 yields the protein MRTYTGMSDARNGEASAAITVHNFSERILEQVIHFHVMKLSGGFFLWVGSSPVLSNLAVSMGSRYDSMPLSTLVMGDPSNTAANSMAQRLAKKTKKQVFVSYSLPMTDSNLSLSVEQRIKKEVELHPEHF from the exons ATGCGCACTTACACGGGGATGAGCGACGCACGCAACGGAGAGGCGTCTGCGGCCATTACGGTGCACAATTTCTCGGAGAGGATTTTGGAGCAGGTGATACACTTCCACGTGATGAAGCTCAGCGGCGGGTTCTTCCTCTGGGTCGGTTCCAGTCCGGTTCTGTCCAACCTCGCGGTGTCGATGGGCAGCAGATAC GATTCGATGCCATTATCTACATTAGTCATGGGGGACCCATCCAATACCGCTGCTAATTCTATGGCACAGAGATTAG CAAAGAAGACCAAAAAGCAAGTGTTTGTGAGTTACAGTCTTCCGATGACGGACTCCAACCTCAGTCTTTCGGTGGAGCAGAGGATCAAAAAGGAGGTGGAGCTTCACCCTGAACACTTTTGA